From the Pocillopora verrucosa isolate sample1 chromosome 11, ASM3666991v2, whole genome shotgun sequence genome, the window CAACTGCTCTAAGTAGAACACAAATAACGCGATATTTGGACAGTTGATCATTTTATATTATGTCAAAAAACCCGCTCGCGCTACGCTTCTCCATCTGCTTCGCTTTTCCCGCCTTCTAAGAAATGCGCATAAACTAAagaattttaataattaataacttaTTGGACGTTTTGGCGCGTAGTATTTCTactcattgtttgtattttgactcatTTGCTGTCTGGTCAAAATACAGCACAACCCATCAAACTACAAGCAAGCTTGCACTTACTGAAATTCACGCACAGCTCAGTATTGTCACGCATATTCACAAATTCAATATGCTCAAATTAGTAATtgggaaaacatattttctcaTGGTAAAATGTTTTGAGGGTTTCGCGTTTTTCCTTCAGTCGTTTCTAAAAATGACACAATTTCCTGCGCAAGTCACGTGTGACGAGTATGTAGACAATGGGATCGATGGCAGCTGCTATATGCGGCAGAAGACCAACGGCGATGGAAAACCCTGCAGAAAGTTGAATCTGGGTCGGCCAGAGTGTCTCTGAAACCGTTATTCCGTAAAAAATGCCCCACGCTGTTACCATGGGAAACAAGATGACGAGTGTATTAAACGAGAGTTTCAGGCTTAGGAGCAATTCCTTCATGTTATGCACCCCTTCAATACCGCCAAGATCCGCCATCGATCGTTGCTTTGCATTCCAAGCAATTCTAAAGATGCTTAAATGCGTGAGAACCATCACCACAGCCGGGATCACAAAATTGACGGTACTTAACACAGACAAGAATATCTTGTCGGAATTTTCCATTGCGTCCGTGAAAAATCGACTCACACCAATACCCGCCATGGCTAAAGAGTACGCCCAAATAAGGAAAGTAGCGACGCAAGCACGTGACTTTGTAATAATATGTGGGTATTGGAGAGGATAGACAACGGCGCAGTACCTGTCCAAGCTGATTGTCATCATGTTGAGCATCGATGTCGAGAAACACAACACGTCGATATTGATGAGAAGTGCGATCAGAATCTTTTCATCGGGTGGATTCCCACGGAGATCGTGTATAATCCATCCTGCGAGAGCCGTCACTAACAGAAGATCTGCAATGGAGAGGTTCAGCACGAAATAGTTGGTAAGGGAGCGCAGCTGACGAAAACGACAGAATCCAAAGCAGATGAAGGCATTCCCAACAAACCCAAGGATGAAAATAAGGATAGACGTTACTATGACAACTTCTCTGTTGACGGTGGGAGGTGGTGATTGGTCGGTTGTGGCAATGATAGTTTTCGTGGGAGTAGCCATGGTAGAATCTTCTTGAGCCTTGTTTCTTAAGATTCTGAGATAagagaaagtgaaaataaatttttttttgtgcgtgtTTTCATCGCGAGAATTTGTATATTAACAATCACTACAGGAGGGAGTAAAGGGGCATTTCCCGCAGGTCCCGCAGTGCATGTGACCCGCTTCtttatgacaaaaataaaacaaccg encodes:
- the LOC131794603 gene encoding histamine H2 receptor-like isoform X1: MKAIHYNNGCFCCCRIEIEKSCLWSLQILLEHRRRFINIERGIMQSGKHPIALAWIRILRNKAQEDSTMATPTKTIIATTDQSPPPTVNREVVIVTSILIFILGFVGNAFICFGFCRFRQLRSLTNYFVLNLSIADLLLVTALAGWIIHDLRGNPPDEKILIALLINIDVLCFSTSMLNMMTISLDRYCAVVYPLQYPHIITKSRACVATFLIWAYSLAMAGIGVSRFFTDAMENSDKIFLSVLSTVNFVIPAVVMVLTHLSIFRIAWNAKQRSMADLGGIEGVHNMKELLLSLKLSFNTLVILFPMVTAWGIFYGITVSETLWPTQIQLSAGFSIAVGLLPHIAAAIDPIVYILVTRDLRRKLCHF
- the LOC131794603 gene encoding histamine H2 receptor-like isoform X2, whose product is MATPTKTIIATTDQSPPPTVNREVVIVTSILIFILGFVGNAFICFGFCRFRQLRSLTNYFVLNLSIADLLLVTALAGWIIHDLRGNPPDEKILIALLINIDVLCFSTSMLNMMTISLDRYCAVVYPLQYPHIITKSRACVATFLIWAYSLAMAGIGVSRFFTDAMENSDKIFLSVLSTVNFVIPAVVMVLTHLSIFRIAWNAKQRSMADLGGIEGVHNMKELLLSLKLSFNTLVILFPMVTAWGIFYGITVSETLWPTQIQLSAGFSIAVGLLPHIAAAIDPIVYILVTRDLRRKLCHF